The nucleotide sequence tttaaaaatcaagtttataTGACCAttatcttctctcttcttcacaCAAGAAATGGTGTGGGGGTCAATACAgcagaaattaaataaagatgTCTTGGAGTAATCATGGGTGCCCCGACTCCTAGATTCAGTCGACATCTCTGAAATACCTCTCACCCTTACCCTTCCCATCTGCCACTGTCACCTCGCCTCCACAGCCTCCTCACTCTCCAGGAGTCTTCTGCACTCACTTCTGATCCCAGGACCTCCAATCTAGCCTTCCCAATGTAGCCAGAGGAGCCTTCTTTAAAAATGCCATGGAGTTGCTCtcttgcattaaaaatatttaatcatagaGACAGAAGGTGGCCGTCACCACCCAGaggggggatgggggaaggaagagaTAGTGTTTAAAGGGGAGAGAAATAAAAGCCAGTTTAGGACAATGAAAAAGTTCTGGTGGTGGTTGGGGGTGACAGGCACAATGTATGTGGGCttaataccactgaactgcacacttAAACATGGTCAAAATGGTAAATTATATAAATtgaccacaataaaaaataaaaaggagctagggaaatagctcagttgtaaagagTTCACCTAGCgtgcatgagaccctgagttccattcccagcatggcaatccattaatcaattgatCAGCAGAATTCaatgatttctaatattttcagaatacagcATCCATCCTCAGGGAGCAAGTCAAGGAGCCTCAGAATGTTATCCCAACCTTCATTAGCAACCTGTCTCCCACTGCCCTCCCTCCCACACACGCACCACATCCTGACCTCTCTGAGTCCAACACACATGATTCCTGACAAATTCTCACCTGTTTTTGCTGTTGCTTCTCTCTGGATACATCTTCCTCTCCTTTCAATGGTTAAGAACATCTTAATGTAAAAACCCACTTAAACCACATCACTCCCCTCTGCAAAACCTCACACCTGCACACATCTGGCACTGGGTGTGACCTTCTTGAGATATGGGTCATGTCTTTGTCCCCTTTGTCCCCAAGGCCTAGCAGATGCTCAGTAAAAGTTAACTATTTAATGAATAAGATTTTGTCTTCATCCCAGCTTGACAAGACCAACCTAAGTGATGGAGTTCATTTCCAAATGGAATGTGATCCGCAGGTGGAGGAGCATCTTCAACGGGGAGATGTTCGAAGGTTTCGGAGGAGCCAAGTCCAAGCTGGCAAAAGGTCTAAAGGTGGGGGATTAATGATGACGAAGCTCTCCCCACTTTTTCCAGAGAGAAAAAGGGGACCCGGGCTAGTTTTCCTAGGCTCCTACTTGGCCCACCCTCCAcaagtttttgcttttgttgctggGCAGAACGGGAAACCCAAGTATAAAATTGCAGGGCACATGTGCTATTTTGGGGGGGCCCTGCCTCTGGGAGCCCCTTCCTTTGTTAGAGAAATCCCCACTTTCTGCACATTCATGGGAGACAGAACCCAGTTCTTCTTTGGAAGATGTACATTCTATAACTTCCTTTCCCAGCCTATCTTGGAACTATGTATGGCCAATGATTCAGGTGTGGCCAGATATCACACCAGGATTCTGAATCTAGAGTGAGTGACCCCAAGAAGCAGCGATTGTACAGAATTCCTCCTAGGGGTGGTAACAAGGCCAGTGTCATGGGTCTCAATGAGGATGGAGCTTAGGGTAGGTCAAGGGTGCTGTGCCTGGTACCCATGGACGCAGGCAGCATGGTCTAATGTCAGCAGTCCAGTGGCAGAAGCAATAGGGATCTCTCTGGGCAAGGTCATGGGTGATTTTGATCACAATTCTAGGTAAACACCACTGAGATCTGTTCATTCTCTCTCGTTCTATGGATGTAGTTCATCAGCCTTCCTCACATCAGTAAGAAGTAACCCTCTTATATTTAAGTAGAGTAATTTTTGTTACTTGCAAActgaagattctttttttttttttttcagtgctaaggatgatggaacccaggactttgccagtgctaggcaagaactctactgtGGAGCTACACCCACAGCTCTCAAGATTCTCATGGAGTAACTAATGTAGACCAAGCTGGGTCCCTGGTCTACCTGAAGGATGCATTTTGTGAGTACCTCAGGTGCTCTGTCATGTTTTTAAAACTCCAGCCAATGTACTTCAGTGGGGTGATGGCCTCATCTCAGCTGGCCAGGTCTCTGAGAGTGCCAGACCCCAGGCCGAGCTGCCACACCACCCCCTGATCCCCAGCCCTTGAAGGGCTGCCTGTGTAACAGGTACCACTTCCGGTGCCTTGGCATGGTGAGCTGAGTTCTCATTTCACTgactttctgtctttttttctccttaaccTCTCTCACCTGGTCTCCTGTACTAAATCTATTGGCTCAAGAAGGGACAAGTGTGCTgccttttccctttatttcagcAAGTTTGTGTGACAGTTATAGCAGCTGCTGATGCTGGATTCTGTTTGAACACATTCCAGCAATTCGCCTGCTGTATGATCCTTCAAAGTGACACTGGTCTCATCAGTCTGGCGACAGCATCTCTGAGTTTCAGAACCAGGAGTAGGGAGAGTGGCTGGTGATCATTTGCTCATTAGCATTGATTATAGCAATCTCTGACCCCAGGCAGGGAGAGCGGCCCGTGGCATATTAATAACTGAGCGGGGTGGAGACATCTCCTTTCTTTCAGGGGCAGCTTTTGATGGAACAAGTTGTATTTTGTTTGCATGTACAGGGCCCCCAAATGTCTAACCTGCGCTTACTCTGGTTAAAGGAAATTCAGAAATTATCCAAATAAATCAGGGGGACTAGTCACAATCAAAAGGATGCTTTCCTCTGCAACAGGCTTCTTCACTGAGCTTTCTTATTGCCAGACCTCATGGGGCAGTTGGGGAGTTTGTTTTTCAAGTTGAATGTGACTAAGGGGAAGGAGGGAGCTTAGGGGCTGCCTGCATCTTCCGGCCCCTCCCTGCTAGAGTCACGGGTGCCTCCAGCTGTGCGCTGGACCCCAGCCAGAGCCGAGTCATCTGAGCAGCAGCTCAGCTCACCCTGTCCTGTGGGCACTCTGAGCTGGTCCACCACTCCTTCCAGGCTTTGTTAATCCTTCCATTGGGTCATCCCTTTCCTGGCATCCAGGATCCCCACtaagcactgtgctaggcacaGGGGCGACATGCCGACAAATCGTGTAGATAGATAACTCACCCTATAGTTCCTTGTGCCAGTGGGCAAGTGGACCAGGAGAAGTGATGTCAAGTGACCACCTACTTAGGGAATGCAGGACAGGGTGGTCATGTAGCTGGGAGGGACAAAGAGATCATGGAAATCCCAAGGAGTCTCATTTCTACTGAGACATGAGAGATGAGCAGGTAGCCAGGTGAAGATGTGAGGAAAGAGGGCACCACAGGAACAAGTCCCACAGAGACCAAAGCgcaggaggaaaagaggagttgAGTGAGGTGAGAGGGTTGACCAACCTCGCCTCATTGAACTTTCAGAACAACCCAGGGGGAGGTCCCACTACTGAGACCATCCCCAGCttacaaatgggaaaactgaggcatagagcAATCAGCTAACCTGCCCAAGATCACACCTCTAACTAGCAAGGGGTGCACCCCAGTCATCTGGTTCCTGAGTCTGCAAAACCCTGGGCTACGGCTGAACAACAGGGAAGGGCTTCCAGCAAAGCAATGTGGAGTTTAACAAGGTCTTCCCTGCTCCAGGAACTGGGGGGCAGTGCAACCAGCATCTGCTCATGCTAACATGCTCGACCCTTGGTGGCTGAAGGTGGAGGAGGCAAAGAGGCAGAAGAGGTTcctcccctggccctgggtgCCTCATTCCCTGGGTGGTCTGCATTTCCGCATTTCACCCAGAGTCACATTTTTGGATAGGGTCAAACTCCACTCCAGCACAAGGAAGAGCACTGTGGCTTCCTCCCCTTCCACAGGTGCTGCTAGGGCAGCAAGAAGGATGCACATGCAGACTCCTGCCAACTCTGCGGCACTCCTGTCTTCCTACAGAGGTCCCCTTCGCTCTGCAGTCTTCTGACGCCTGAAATGTCTGCAGTGGTTCCAGCCCACACTCCAGTCTCCCTTCTCTCATCTCCCATAGCACTTATTGTGAGAAGCACACAATCAATTCCTGTGTGTATTGTTCTCTAGCTGTTTtgtattcattcatccattcgaCTATCCTGAATTGTCTGGAGATGAGTCATAATTTGGAAGATGGttgaaggtttattgctttatatgccaaaacttaaaaaaaaaaaaatcccagcactcaggacattaaaaaatacatctttCTTGCCTTTTGCTGTGTCTGTCCTCGCCTTCTCCCTATGCACGTCCCCACCATGCTTTGCAAAATTGAGGAAATTAAGGACTTTATGCTCACAGCCAGGCAAAAGGACGCTGGATCCGTCAAGATCAAGAAAAATAAGGATAACGGGATGTTTTGAGTTTGATATAGCAGATACATTTAAGCCTTGGTCATCACCAAGGGAaaggcagggaaactgaggcgATTCCCCCCAAATTTGGCAGTGGAGGAACCAAAATGAACTGAAACTGATTTGAACTGTTTTAaacttttacaaattaaaaagaaagcatattaCCTAGGCCCTGCCTGAGACATATGGGCCATGTGTTCCTATACTAACTGACCCTGTCCTCCTGGGTTTCTTCATTAGCTCTTTGTAGGTTTGTTGCCACCATCCTGTCAACTGACTGCCTTACACAGGCCATCGAAGTGTCTGGATCCTAGGTCAGCCCGTGGAAAAGGCCTAGGTTGGCCCCAAggccccagctcttcctctgcttGGTATCATCTGCCAATGAGGTGGAGTGGATTTCAGAGTGCTCCTCGTAGCTTCCGAGGAGCCACTGCTGGACTGCCGTGGGCTGCACACCAGGTAACTGAGTGTCACAGACTTGCAAAGGACAGCCTTGCTTGCCCTTCCCTGACCTCTGGGTTAGGTGCCCCGTTCTGTCTCTCTGCCAAGTTCCTCCTAGGCACAGACAGTCCTAATCATTATGGAAACCCAGCCCCGGGGACAGCATTTAGCATAAGGTAGATCCTTGTGTATTCtgttgaatggattaatgggaaATGGAGTCTGAGTTGGGGTTGAGGAGTGCTCAAGTCTACCACGTGTGAGCACCCCCGCATGAACTTCATGACACTTTCAGATGCTGCCTCTGGGATCTTCTGTGCCAGTGTCAAGGTCCTCGGTGTGTTTCCAGAGGAGGCACAATCCTGTGTTTACTCTATCTGGTGCTTCACCGCAGCAGCATCCTGGTGACTTTGGATGTGGTTGTGCTGTAATAAGTGGACATGCCACCCTGGATAGTCTGGACTCACTCTCAGAACAAACCTTTGCTGAATGCCAGTGAGTGACCAGGGAGGTGGAGATGAGAGGTAATTTTGCCTACTGGAAGGACACAGTCCGCTGGGGGAAGGTGGGTGAGGATGGAGAGAAACATGTAAACAGTCAAAGGGAACAGGCAAGGGACAAGGAGGCCCTCTCTAGCTGCAGATACGTTCAGCATGAAAACAGTttctatatgaaaataaaatcagctgCTGACTCACCCGTAGATATATACTTAGCCGCCCACTGGCCTCAGATAACTAAACATTGTTCCCAGGCCAGCAAACACTGGAGCGCCTGTCCTTCTGCAGTCAGAGTCCTGCTTGTCATAGCAGAACACTGTAATCAGGCCTGTTTCTGAATCTCAACTCTAAAGTTTACCAGTCGGGTAGTTCATTTAACCTCTTTGAGCTTTGGCTGGGCCAGTCATACCATGGGGTAGTGCTAACTTTATGGAGCCTTTGAGAGGGCTCAGGAAAGACAGGCCAGCAAGAAGAGATCAGAAAAGAAAACCCtgcttgggagatagctcagtcggtagagtgcttgccttgtaagcacaaggccctgggtttgatccccagcacccaaaaaagaaaactcttgaCCTCAAAAAGCACGTGGTCTGGGCAGGGAGAAGAGAGACTGATAGTGTCTGTTCATTTAAAACTACGAAAAGTCACCCATATCATTTGTTAGTGAAAAACATCAGTTATATCAGGGTTTTCCAGAGATATGGAATCAGtagaacgtgtgtgtgtgtgtgtgtgtgtgtgtgtgtgtgtgtcttacaGGCAGTTATGGGGGTTGGCAATTCCAAGCCCAAATCCAAAATCTGGGCCAACAGGATGGAGATCCAGGAAAGCCATGTTCTAGTTGGAGTCTGAAGGTCATGGGCTATAGAACCAGGGAGAGCCCATGCTAGGAATGAAGACTGAAGCAGTCTGCGGGAGCATTCCTTCTTCCTCAAAGAAGGCtggtctttttgttcta is from Sciurus carolinensis chromosome 13, mSciCar1.2, whole genome shotgun sequence and encodes:
- the LOC124963749 gene encoding LOW QUALITY PROTEIN: 60S ribosomal protein L38-like (The sequence of the model RefSeq protein was modified relative to this genomic sequence to represent the inferred CDS: substituted 3 bases at 3 genomic stop codons), which produces MLCKIEEIKDFMLTARQKDAGSVKIKKNKDNGMFXVXYSRYIXALVITKGKAGKLRRFPPNLAVEEPK